The Paenibacillus sp. 481 DNA window AAAATTATCATCTCATGGAAGATGAGATCGAATTAGAGCGCATGCAAGTGACCATTACATCAGGTGACTATAAATTTATGCTGCTTGTGATGGGCGGACTTCAGCAAATGAAGCATTTTCAGTATAAGCAGTATCGACTTAAGAAGTTAAACATTAAAATGCTCCCGGATATTAAGATTACCTCATCACGTATAATCGTTAGAACTCTATCAGCATTGCATATTGAGAACAAAGAGAAGAAACCACTTGCACCATGGGATGAAGAGTACAATGAACATTTTAACTACGTTACCAACCGCATCTTGAACAGCCTATCGGGTAGAGGATTATATGAGCCTATAAATGTCACACCTATAAAAATGTCAAAGATCATAGTGAAAGAGAGTAACGATGAGTTCTTACAACATGCAGACAGGCAGCGTTCGTATCTTTATTTTACCGCTTATCAGGGAAAAATGCTGTTAGAAGGCCATCCGGCAGATCTACAATGGTTGTTGGATTACTCTGCTGGTCTACGCCGTTCCCAAGGCATGGGCTGCTTGGCCCTAGAGGGTGAGGTGATATAAGTGGATAAGCTTACTCTACCTATGGATGATTATTTATTAGCCATGGGGGGCGTCGGAGTATGGCGCATTTATCAATATGGAAAAAAAGCAGAAATCATAGACGAAAAAGAAAATGTACCTTACGTTATTAAAACGGAAAGCTCCTTGGAAATCGACCCGCAATTTTTACCGTACATTCCTTCATTATTTTTTCATTACATGCTAGATGAGCACTCGATCGCAAAGCGAGAGCAAACACGCCTTAACTATTACTCAACGAGAACGAAAGATTCTGCTATTAAAGATTGGGCACTCGCGGCGAAGCAATCGTTAGACACACAGCTGAAGAAGCTTGAAAAATACTTCCCAAATGACTCCGAAATTACTGAACTTAAATCTCTCTCAACTGAATTAAAATCTCTCTCAACTGAATTAAAATCTTATCAATCCAACGATCAGCGGCAGGAAGCTGAATCGACGATTGAACGCTATTTAAAAATACTAAAAAAAATGGAGTATGATCAGAAGCTTACGCTTAACTATGTTAAAGCTTCTCTAATGGGACCGCTCTATGGCCAAGCTAGCTTCTTGAACGTAGCCAAGAACAGCCTCAACTTAGATGGGCATATCGCTACTTATTTAACAGATTACATTCATCCTGTACAAAGAGATTTGCAAATTCAAGCTGCATTTTGTTCAAATCTTGAAACAAAGGAGCTTCTAGCTATTTTAGATTCAAGTAGTGCATCTGTCCATAAAGGCTGGAAGAAGACGCTGAAAAAATGGGACGGAGATCTTGCTGCTTTTTGGGATGAGCAATTGCGCTGCACATTTGTAGATGAATGGTTTGCAACTGGGAATTTTGAAGAGATGATATTTTCGCCCCTTGGGGTCAGTAAGGCATATAATTTTGCTTGGAATTTGCAAGACAAGCAGCCAGTTCCTATTTCGTCGTGGGTTAAGTTAATTTTATTCCTTGCTCCAGCAGGATTAACTACTTACCGACGTCGGGATCAGAGTGCTACGCCATTGTATCACTCTTTTATGTATTCGGATGGTGACGTTGACGAGATTATTCGCATGAACGACCACCTACGTGAACTAGAGAAGGGAGAAACACTGCCAAGTATACTTTCTAAAGTGTTAAGGCGTGAAGAGAAGAAAGCTAACGTATTCTTACCTGTGCAGTTTATCGAGTTTTCAGCAGATTACCGTAGCAAGAAAACGATTTTGAATTATTTCGACGTTCCTGAGCATATCACACAGTATTTTTATCATGAGCAGTTTGGTGCAAATAAAAAAGGCATAGACGGCATACGCGATATGGCGTTGCGTGAATCATTTTTACGCCTAGTCATGCAATCCATTGATCCTATTCGTATCGTCATGAATCATTTGCGGCTCGCCGTTCGTGAATTTATGAACAATGGCCCTCAAGGACGGACTGGTATATATAGTGCTTGGGTTGCATTTTTGGAAAGGCATCGGATTGAACAGTATAAAAAGAAAGGGGAGAACGAGATGAACTCCGTAAAATCAAAGCAAGTTTGGCTAGTATATAAGCAAGGCCTAGAACTACAAAAGCGGCTAACGAATAAAACGAACACTCGTAAAGAGCAAACCACGGAGCATGTGTCGGGGCCGGAAAAACGACTCGCAGCTATAGCTTATCGTTTGCTCAATGCAGTGAATGCTGGTGATCGTCAACAGTTTTTTAATACGGTAATGCGTTTATATCTACAGGCAGGGATGACAGTTAATTCAATTTTACTCAATGTACATAATGATGAGCAGATGGATTTCCCTACCTTTGGAGGGGCATTTATTACGGGATTGCTCGGTGAAGATTACAATGACAAAGATAAGCAAGTGAATTCCAGCAATGATGACCCTGATAAGGATAATGATGAGGATGAATCTGAAGACGATTAATAAATACGATTAACGAAGGAGTGTATTTAAAATGCCAAGAGCATTAACATTTACAGCAATTTTTCAAGCTCAATCTTTAAACTACGGAGAAGGCATTGGCAACATTTCAGAGTTGAAAAAGTTTCATCGCGGCAATGGTGATATTCATACATTCGCTTCACGGCAAAGTGTACGCTATGACATCGTGCGCATGGGAAATGAACTGTTTGGTTGGAATCTAGACACGGTTGATAACTCAAAGGGTGTTGTTCAATTCCGTAAAGACGTAACGATCGCGGATTCGGTAGAGATGGATTTGTTTGGATATTTGAAGACAGACAAAGAATCACAGAAGCGCCCAGCTGTAGCAAGGTTAAGTCATGCGATAGCTTTGGAACCATATAAGGGCGATATGGAATTTTTAAATAATATGGGGCTTGCGCAGCGTGGAAATGGCAACGAGTCTAAAATGAGTACAAGCTTAGCTAACATTGAACAGCATCATAGCTATTATTCGTATACGATGACAATAGATTTGCAAAGAGTCGGAATTGATGGAAATGTTGAGCTGTCTGCACAGGATCGCTTCGAGCGCGTAGCGCAGTTGCTTGAAATTTTAAAGGTGCTATATCGGGATATTCGTGGTCGTCGTGAAAACTTGAGCCCGCTATTTATTGTTGGGGGAACCTACGAGGTATCGAACCCATTTTTCCTTGGGAGAGTAGGACTTATTAAATCAGGTAAAGAGTTTGGTATTGACTCTCGACAAATTAAATCGGTCATGGATACAACATTTATGGGCGAATCAATTGGTGCTCAAACTAGTGTGGGTCTTGTAGATGGTATCTGGGCAAATGAACCTGAGCTTAGAGATACATTTGGAGAGCAGATATGTTCTGTTGATCAATTTTTTGAAAAAGTAAAACAATCGGTTCAAGCAGTGTATGGGGCGTGATGCAATGAAGGCCCTTCGACTGCAATTGTTTCAAGAGACTGCGTGTTATAAGAAGCCAGCGGCGTTTAAGGTGGGAGAAACATATCCGCTTCCTCCTTATTCAACTGTTAAAGGAATGCTACATGCCTTGCTGGAAGCGACTTCATTAATTCCTATGAAAATAAGTATTCAAGGTAGCTATGAAACGAGAATTACTGATTATCAGACCCACTATTTCGTGAAGAAGTTGGAAACTGGCGAGATACCTTTAGTGCTAGATGGATTGGCGCAACAAATCAAATATGAACATACAACGACAATGCCAATTTACATGCATATGCTGCTTAATGTAGGGTTGATTATCCATGTGCAAGCAGAAGATTCTGTATTGGAATCGATACAGGAAAGCATAAAGCGGGGCGTACCTATCTCTTTAGGACGATGGGAGGACCTCGTTCGCATTGATGAATGCCGTGTTGTAGAGCTGTCTTCTATTCAGAAAAAGAGAATGAGGCTCAACCACAGTATATATGTGCCAGATTCTATTAACCAGGATTACAACTTAACGGGTGTTCCTTACCGATTAAATTGGATATATACCGTTCGACAAGGGATTCGTCAGTGGGAACGAATACAAGCGAAATATGTAGCAGCTGGGCCATATGTTCAAGGGGAGTATTGGTGGACAGACGGAGAAGATTGTGTAGCTTTTCCGCTGGAGATGGGGGATTAGTCTATATGTTTGTTGCAAAAACAAAACCTGTGGAGCAGAGTATTGCGGAGCATACGTCCATGCTTTTGCGTGAGCTAGAGATTTTACGAAGTGCATATGGTAAACGTCTAAAGGAGGCAGATGCCTCCTTCTGGCGTCTATTGGTGATTGCTATCCTTTTTCACGATACCGGCAAAGCGTATACTCCTTTTCAGAATAAAGTAAATAGAGCTTTAGGGAAGTTATTAATTAAAACCTTCCTTGCTGATTATCCGCACAATTATTTATCTGTGGCACTGGTTCCCTTTGACTACTTGAATTTAGACATGGAGGAGCAATTTCTGCTTATAGATGCCATCGGTTTTCACCATGAAGGCCGTTCCCAGATGCCGGAAGAGAATGTGATTTTGCATGCTTATAAGCAAGATATGTACAAAAAGATTCCACAAATTTTTAATCATTTATCGCAAATTCCTGTAGACTTACTCAATGAATTAGACATAAACATCTTTATGAAGGAGCATGATCCCTCACCGTATATTAGTGATCTACAACGAAATCGTTGCTCCAAAAAAAGTGAGCGAAAGTTACGTCAAGATGAGCGTTTATGGCGGCGTCATGTCTTACTGAAGGGACTTCTTCATCGTATCGACCATGCAGCTTCTGCGGGTGTAAGGGTGGAAGAAGGGGAGGATGAGTCACCAGGAGAGGTAGCTTTAAGCTACTTGAATAACCAGTACAAAGTGCTTCGACCTGTACAGTTATTCGCCTTAGAGAACCGTAATAAAAATATCATCTGCGCAAGTTCAGTTGGGACAGGTAAGACAGAGGCTGCATTGTTGTGGATAGGAACAGATAAATCGTTTTTTACACTCCCGTTAAGAGTCAGTTTGAATGCCATGTTTACACGTTTCCAAAGAGAAGGGGAGATTAACCTTCAAAGTGTTGGCTTATTGCACTCAACCAGCTATGAAAAGATTGAAGAAGCCGAATATACTGATCATGATTTGACGTATGAAAGCTCTCGACAATTCGCTAAGAAATTAACATTGTCCACGATCGATCAAATTTTAAAGTTCCCGTATTACTATTGTGGGTTTGAAAAAGAACTTGCAACAATGGCATATTCCAAAGTCGTGATAGATGAAATTCAGGCTTATGATCCTAAAATAGCAGCCATGCTTATTTTTGCGTTAGATATGATTTATCGTATTGGTGGACAGTTTATGGTAATGACGGCAACTTTGCCTGCGCTGTATGTTGAAGCCATCGAGAAGCACACTTCTATACCTGTAGAAGAGATTGCTTTTGGAACGTTTACACATGATGTAATTAGACATCGCATAGGGATTAGGGGTACAAGTATTTTTAATGATGTGGAAGAAATTTTTGCAGAAGCGGCGAGTAAAAAAGTACTCGTGATCGTAAATACGGTCGATCAGGCTATTAAGTTTTGGGAGTTCCTTGTGGATCGGGCTCATATTAATGGTGAGTCATGCAGTATTCCAAAGTTGCTTCATGCTCGTTTTACCCAAGAAGATCGAAATGAATTAGAGAAGGAAATACTGGGGTTTGCTCAATCAGGTTGGCATTTGAAAGAGGAAGCGCCTGATCATGGTATTTGGATTACGACGCAAATTGTGGAAGCTTCATTGGATATTGACTTTGATTTGTTATATACAGAAATTTGCTCGTTAGATAGCTTATTTCAACGAATGGGCAGATGTTACCGTGTTCGACTGTACGATGAAAATAAGCCAAATGTTATCGTATTTACAGAGGAATGCAGCGGTATTAGTAGAAGTGGAAAAGGTGGCGTCTATGATCGTGATGTCGTTAAGATTGGATTGGAAATGTTGAATGATTTAGATGGTAAGTGCGTGGATGAGCAAGCTAAAATGTGTTTGGTTGAGAAACTTTATAGTCGTACTGTTTTGAAAGGAACAGCCTATTTAACCGAATTTGATAATGCTATAGATGTATTTAAAAATATGGAGTATTTCAAATTTAGTAAAATTGATGCCCAAAAAATGATGCGTGAAATTGAAACGCAAATGGTTATTCCAGCTGAGTTATGGCCAAAAGTAAGTGAGCTAGTTGAGGAATATCAGTTTGCAAAAGATAAAGAAACAAGACGTAGTATTCGTCGGGAAATTGAAAAAAAGACTGTATCTGTAAGAATGTATTGGCTTTCGCGTAACGGTGGGAAAGGGACGAACCTAACAGAAAAGGGGCTGGAACATATTCAAGTATTAAGCATGGGACAAGCTACTTATTCTAAAGATGAAGCTACAGGATATGGTCCAGGACTTAAACCTGGGGGAGAAACTGCGTTTTTCGATTAACAATCTATCTTACTGGGGTGAGATTCGTTGTCTATTAGAGGTATTGAGATGCATTACTTTGCAATGTGTCATCGTAAACTTTGGTTGTTTAATCGAGGGATTGGATTTGAATTAGAGCATGATCGTGTGATCGAAGGATTGGTGTTGCATGACCAAGCATATTCTCGCTTGACAAAAGAAGTAAGTCTAGATGAATTTACAACTATTGATACGATAGATGGGGACATTGTACGGGAAGTGAAAATATCGAGTCGTATGGAACATGCTGATCGATTACAAATGCTCTATTATCTTTATTTGCTCCGACAACGTGGTATAGAGAAGAAGGGTTTACTTAGCTACCCAAAAGAAAAGAAAACTGTCGGAATTGAACTTGATGCAGAAGGTGAGCAAGAGATAGAGCAAGCTATTAAATCAATTGATTCTCTTCTTAGCGGTAAAGTCCCGAATCTGCGTAAGAAAACGTATTGTAAAAAATGTGCCTACTTTGATTACTGTTTTGTTGGTGAAGAGGAGGATGCTGTATGAAAAGAGACGTATTCATGATGTCTGGAGGCAGATTGAAACGAAAAGATAATACTCTTTACTTTGTTAATGAAGAGGGATTATCTCGACCACTTCCTATTGAGCAAACAGATAATATACATATCTTTGGTCAAGTGGATATGAATAGTTCTATGCTTCATCTTTTGTCCTCACATGGTGTTCAACTGCATCTATATAATTATTACGGATTCTATGATGGATCTTTTGTCCCTCGGAAAAAACAAGTATCTGGGTTTACTGTGGTTCAACAAAGTTCACATGTATGGGATAATGAAAAAAGGATGTATATAGCACGACAGTTTATACAATCCGCAGTTCATCATATGCAGCGTAATATACGTAAGTATGGTGCTGAAGAAGAAGTATCAAGTTACATCGGAACATTATCTGCACATGCAGCCTTATTGGATGAAGCACGTTCTATCCCGCAGTTAATGGGAATTGAAGGGCAGTGTAGGCAAGTATATTACGGATCATTTAATTGCATGTTAAAAGGGGGATGGAAGTGGGAATATCGTTCTAAGCGCCCACCACATGATCCTATTAACGCAATGATATCATTTGGAAATAGTATTATGTATACTGCTGTCTTATCAGAGATTTATAAGACAGTGCTTGATCCTACGATCAGCTTTTTGCATGAATCATCTAGTAAAAGGTATTCTTTATGTCTTGATATAGCTGAAATATTCAAACCATTAATCACTGATTCTATTATTTTTAACCTTATTAACAACCGCCGAATTCAGGAAAAGCATTTTGATCAAGAAGATGGATTAGTATATTTAAGTGATGAAGGTCGTAAGCGATTTTTAGCTGCATTCGATGAGAAAATGAAAAGTACTTTTAAGCATCGCCAGTTGAAGAGAAACGTATCCTATCGATACCTAATTCGCCTTGAGGCTTATAAACTGATTAAACATATGATAGGGGATACTGTATACAAGCCCTTTAAGGCGTGGTGGTAAAGATGTTTGTTATTATTACGTATGACGTAGGTGAAAAGCGAGTCGGTAAGGTGTGCAAAAAACTAAGAGAGTACTTAGATTGGACGCAAAACTCTGTATTTGAAGGAGAAATCACCAAAGGAAAGTTAACACGCTGTTTGGCTGAACTGAAGAAATTGACTACTGATGATGATTCCATCTATATTTATAAAGTGGAAAATCCTAAAGCTATAGAGAAAATAGTTTACGGCAAAGATCGTTCCTTTGAACAACTATTTTTTTGAAGTTTGCATCAAACGATTTTTTGAGTGTTTGCCATGAAGTCCTTACCAGTACTGGGCTCGGAGTACTTTTTTCTATTTTTCAATTTGCACGATTAGAGGTTCGATGCAAAACGGCTTATTTTTTTGATGTTTAAAGGCTCAAAAACCCTTGATATATCAAGGGTTTTTGGGTTTAAGCTTACGGGGTTTTATATGAACGTAGTGGGTTATAAAGCGATGATATTGGGGCTGAGAAAGTGAAAAAAGAGGAAGGTTTTATATGAACGTAGTGGGTTATAAAGCCAGTCATCTCACCCCATGCCTGCTGCTCAGGCTGGTTTTATATGAACGTAGTGGGTTATAAAGGAAGTAGTTGGACTATATAAAGATGCTGAAATCAAGTTTTATATGAACGTAGTGGGTTATAAAGATAAAATGATGTACTCGTTGGTAATCTTGAAGCTGGTTTTATATGAACGTAGTGGGTTATAAAGCTCGTCCGTCCTACGACAACCCGCTTTGACTTCGAGCGCGTTTTATATGAACGTAGTGGGTTATAAAGATGGATTAACATGGAAGCTATGTAGATACACAATTGTTGTTTTATATGAACGTAGTGGGTTATAAAGTAGAGCTTGAAAGCTTGCATCCATTGCTGCGCATCGGTTTTATATGAACGTAGTGGGTTATAAAGTTTGTGTTATACACCAGGGCGTAGACTTGTGTTGGCCCAGTTTTATATGAACGTAGTGGGTTATAAAGATTTTAGTCGCAGACTCCGTTGTATCTGATATAGCAGTTTTATATGAACGTAGTGGGTTATAAAGAGCAGCTCCGGACCTATCTTGTCAGCATTCTTGCTGTTTTATATGAACGTAGTGGGTTATAAAGTTTGAAATTTTTAGCCATTGCCTCCACTCCACTTTCGGTTTTATATGAACGTAGTGGGTTATAAAGGTCGCTTTAACCCCAGAAGGTTTTGTATCGCTTGTCGGTTTTATATGAACGTAGTGGGTTATAAAGTGTTGAGAATCTCGGCGAATTGATCGAGGGTGGCAAAGGTTTTATATGAACGTAGTGGGTTATAAAGGTATATCCGGCTTGTTGGTGTCCGTGTCTCTTGTTGGTTTTATATGAACGTAGTGGGTTATAAAGCCATGTGACATCCGCGGGCAACGACTGAAGGCACCGAGTTTTATATGAACGTAGTGGGTTATAAAGAAAGGTAATTCAAACGCTGTGACACACGGTTTCTTCGTTTTATATGAACGTAGTGGGTTATAAAGTACACATATGTAAAGAGGCAGAGGCATTGCGCTCTGGTTTTATATGAACGTAGTGGGTTATAAAGGGAGATGGGGAACTAACGGCCACGTCAGCTATAGCAGTTTTATATGAACGTAGTGGGTTATAAAGTCGGACATCGGAGCTGCTACGCCAGCGGAAGCTGCGTGTTTTATATGAACGTAGTGGGTTATAAAGTTTATCTCGTCTAACGCTCGTTGCCCGCTCTTATCGGTTTTATATGAACGTAGTGGGTTATAAAGTTGCCAAACTGTTCGAGCCACGCTTCCCAATGTTCGGGTTTTATATGAACGTAGTGGGTTATAAAGTATTCCCTGATGGATATATCGTATGGTGATAATGGAAGTTTTATATGAACGTAGTGGGTTATAAAGTATTCCCTGATGGATATATCGTATGGTGATAATGGAAGTTTTATATGAACGTAGTGGGTTATAAAGTCTTTTTGCCTAATCTGATAAACGAACGGGATGGAGTTTTATATGAACGTAGTGGGTTATAAAGTTGGCACGTGTTGACGCTGTCACTGCTGGCGATGTGGTTTTATATGAACGTAGTGGGTTATAAAGTGATATTCTATACTTCGGATATGGCGGAACGGTTGAGCGTTTTATATGAACGTAGTGGGTTATAAAGACACTATATAGGTTAGCTAACGGGGTGAAATGTAAGTAGTTTTATATGAACGTAGTGGGTTATAAAGACCATTGTATCTATCGGATCGCTTGCGGATGTCGGTACGTTTTATATGAACGTAGTGGGTTATAAAGTTGATTCTCTCCGTAGAACACGAACTCTCCTGCCCGAAGTTTTATATGAACGTAGTGGGTTATAAAGATCAATAGGTGTTACTGATAGACTATCCCCGTAGTAAGTTTTATATGAACGTAGTGGGTTATAAAGTCCAATCCGGCGCGTAGGTGTAAGAGCCGTCAAGCTGTTTTATATGAACGTAGTGGGTTATAAAGATTACCCAAAAACATTGACCGAAAAATGGCGAGACTTGTTTTATATGAACGTAGTGGGTTATAAAGTTTGTAGTTGTGTATCTGCCTTGATTTGTTCAACTTCGTTTTATATGAACGTAGTGGGTTATAAAGTTCAGGAGGTGTGGGTGCTGCCATACGTTGCCGCGGTTTTATATGAACGTAGTGGGTTATAAAAACTTATTGTGCTTGGTGGTATAAAGCTCAAAAGTTCCCGTTTTATATGAACGTAGTGGGTTATAAGGGTGCCTCGCGTTTGAAAAGTTTTATGAAATTCCTCTATGTTTTATTGAGGGAATTTAAGCTCAATTAGCCGATGAAATGGGTATGCGTAGAGGCCCTTTTTATTTGTACGTAGTGGAATTTAAAGAAACTAATGACTGGAGACGATTTTATGAAGTACTTAGTTTTATCTGAACGTTAAGAGATATAAAAAAGTCTTTGTGATCTGGTTTTGATTGCTACTTCAATTTAACCATAACAGAATCCTAAGTGCAGATAGGGTGAAAACTTTGTTGCCTACTGAAATAGGGGGTACTGAACCATCTTATTATTTTTCTGTTTTGCTCCAAAATAATGACCTACCGCACTAGCACCGCATACGGTTTGTTATTATCTCCCCTCGGCACATCAATTCTCTTCGCAATATAAGGCAGCTTTTCTCTAAACAATAAAAATAAATCAAAATATGGTTTACACATATGGGCGGTGATGGTAGTATGAATTAAATGGTTTAATATGGAACTTATCTGTGGGAAGGTGAGAGCATGGGGCATGTAACTACACCTTTGGGGGAACTTATAAGACGTTATAGGAATCAAGTGAACATGACATTAGCGCAGTTGGAGAGTATAATCAATGTTTCTAAAGGAAGCTTGTCAAAAATCGAAACCGGTGAGACAAAGAAACCCGATTTTAAAATTCTTGAAGCCATTGCATCTGTGCTAAACATCCCCTTTCGTGAATATGTTGAACAATATATCCAAGTAGAGCATCGAGCAGAATCACTTATGGCGATCTTGGAATTGGCGATTACAACATCAGAACACGCTTCAATAGCTCCCCAAATTGCTGCCAAATACCTTGAAACTGAAAAGCGAGATAGCATAGAGTTAGTGGAAAGTCTTTATATTGTTACAGCCTCGATAAAAGAACCGCCAATTAGACTAGACTTGTACAACAGCATCATTGATTATTCGCGCAGTCACGGAATTATGCCTTACATTGCTCAGGGCATGTATCAGAAATATATGATTGAACGAAACGATTTTAGTAAATTAAAGTACACCTATCAACTAGGCAGAAGTATTCTCAGTTACGCAAATTTTTTAAACGAAAAAGAACGATTAATACTGTATTATGCACTAGGAGTACATGCTGTTAGTCTATCAAAATATGATGAAGCAATTGAACTGAGTAAGTATGTTACTCATAATGATGTTACAAAGAGTAAATTAAAAGCAGATGCAACCCTAAATATTTGCAATTCTTATTTCTGTCTTGGGAAGTATGAAGATAGTAAAACCTACCTTGATGAATATGCGAAGTTTCCTTACGATTTCATTGAAGATAATGTTAAGGTTATGCTCAGCGGTATCAATGGAAAGACAGTTAGTCTTGATTTAGGTATTCAACAATTTGAACAATATTTATTGAATCCTTCTGAATACAATTTAACATATGTAGTAGTTCAGCTCATGGATTTCTATTCAATTAAAAAAGACTCTAATGCCGCAAGACAGCTATTTAAGTACGAAGAACAAATGAAAATGTCTCTTCAAGATATATACACCACGCCAGAAAAACGTGCGAAATTAGCTTATTACTATAGGCTTAAAGGTGATTTGTTACTCGCTGATAAGGATTTTAAGCATGCTTTAGATTGTTATAAAATGAGCACCATAGAGTATGCGGGTATCTCGCATTTTGGTAAAGCATTCGATGGCATATCCTTAATTACAAAAGCTATCGTAGATGATAATACTCACTTAGAGATAGAATCAATTATGGAGCTTAACCAAATGGTTATTCAAATTAGAGACGAGATAAACGAGGAAGGTGACGGGCTGATATGAAGAAATTTTTAGCAAAATCACCTATTTTATTCGTTGCAATACTTCTTTCTGCGAGTATTATTGTGGGTGATTCTGTTGTGCTTTTTAGCGGGGGTGCCCCGTGGATTAGTGGACAGTAAATAATCATTAAAAATTAAGATGCCGATGGGCATCTTTTTTTATTTTATATTAATTTCATATAATGCTATTTTACAAAAGTTTCGCTACCAATTTTGAAATAATATGATATGAGAAACTACGCTTATACTAATTTTTGCAAATACAAAATTATCTGGTGGGGGTGAGCATATTCTTCCTGATAACTTTTTCCGAAATGATGGAGACAATCATTTGTTTTTGAACATCAGTCATCTTAGAACGAAACTTATTCGCGCAGTAAACGAACACGAGAGCTTTACTGCACAACCCGTTGTCCAACTTAGTCAAGAGCTTGATATGTACATCTTAGAATTTCAAAAGAACACAATTCGAAAGGAGGTGAGAAAGTCTTGAAGCAACGAAAATGGCTAATACACTTTAGAGGAAGTAAAACCCAAAAGGAAGTGGCGAATTTGTCCAAGATTGAACGCAGTTCTTACTCCAATATCGAGAGGGGGAGACGTGACCCAAGTGTTCAAGTAGCGAAACGCATCGGACAAGTTCTAGGCTGTGATTGGAAGCGATTCTTTGACGATGATGATCCTTGCAATGATGTAATTGAAAAGGCTGTGCTTACTTGCGATAAACACAGCCGATAAACAAACCTTACAAATTGATGATACAACATTCTTCTTAAATAATGACTATTAGTTATTTAGAAGGCTCACCACGATTAACATCCTTTGCAACCCCTTTAACCTACTCATGAAAAACCTACATATAAAATTTTACTTGGTTAGGACGGAGAGAAAACTAAATAGTCCGAATGGGGAATGATTGTGAGTAAGAAATACAACGTTTTCAAAATTATGAACTGCTTGCAACAGCGTGTAGCACAAAGTAAGACGTTGTTAGTCCCTAATGTATATGGTGGGCTGTATGTGGGGCGCTTTACATTTAATCCTCCTGCGACCAAAAGGGAACTGAGAACGTTTACGAATCAATTCAACATTCAACTCCCAGATGAGTACATGGAGTTCCTAAATTGTTGTAATGGCGCAATTCTGTTTGATATTGGGGAAGGAATGCGTACGGAGATTTATGGCTTAGACATGCTCACAA harbors:
- a CDS encoding SMI1/KNR4 family protein codes for the protein MSKKYNVFKIMNCLQQRVAQSKTLLVPNVYGGLYVGRFTFNPPATKRELRTFTNQFNIQLPDEYMEFLNCCNGAILFDIGEGMRTEIYGLDMLTKFMTTIYAVRP